Proteins found in one Deltaproteobacteria bacterium genomic segment:
- a CDS encoding HEPN domain-containing protein, translated as MPPKRRSADDPLEWLNRARSNLARSKADSRIPNVYLEDLCFDAQQAAEKAIKAVLLNLGVRFPYHHDLAELLDLVQKAGKPIPKTVRDASRLTRFAVVTRYPGFAEPIGFAEYKRVVRIAERVLRWAEKLIASDQSRKRS; from the coding sequence ATGCCGCCTAAGCGACGGTCTGCGGACGATCCTCTTGAGTGGTTGAATCGCGCGAGGAGCAACCTCGCACGGTCGAAAGCCGATAGTCGGATTCCCAATGTCTATCTGGAGGATCTTTGCTTTGACGCGCAGCAGGCAGCGGAAAAGGCGATCAAAGCGGTGTTGCTTAATTTGGGAGTGCGGTTCCCGTACCATCACGATCTCGCGGAGCTGCTCGACCTTGTTCAAAAGGCTGGCAAGCCGATCCCCAAAACAGTCAGAGACGCGAGCCGACTGACCAGGTTTGCGGTGGTGACCCGCTATCCCGGCTTCGCCGAGCCAATCGGATTCGCAGAGTATAAAAGAGTCGTGAGGATCGCCGAAAGAGTTTTGCGCTGGGCGGAAAAACTGATCGCAAGCGATCAAAGTAGAAAACGCTCCTGA
- a CDS encoding (2Fe-2S)-binding protein, which produces MKKTISLKINGAERSVEVEARTTLLDMVREQFGLTGAKLGCDIQVCGACTLLVNGKPVSACSMLAVDVDGCAIQTIEGLGAKNKLHPLQEAFMEFGALQCGYCTSGFILTAKALLDECPQPTDEQIRDYLAGNFCRCGCYQEIVQAVKNVRGEA; this is translated from the coding sequence ATGAAAAAAACTATTTCACTCAAAATTAACGGCGCCGAGCGCAGCGTGGAAGTCGAGGCGCGGACGACTTTGCTCGATATGGTGCGCGAGCAGTTTGGGCTGACTGGCGCTAAGCTCGGTTGTGATATTCAAGTTTGCGGGGCGTGCACTTTGCTGGTGAACGGTAAGCCGGTGAGCGCTTGTTCGATGTTGGCCGTCGATGTGGACGGCTGCGCGATTCAGACTATCGAAGGCTTGGGTGCTAAGAATAAACTTCATCCGTTGCAGGAAGCGTTCATGGAGTTCGGCGCGCTACAGTGCGGCTATTGTACTTCGGGATTTATTCTGACGGCGAAGGCATTGCTCGACGAATGTCCGCAGCCAACGGATGAGCAGATTCGCGATTACTTAGCTGGGAATTTTTGTCGCTGCGGGTGTTATCAGGAAATTGTCCAAGCGGTTAAGAACGTTAGGGGTGAGGCGTAA
- a CDS encoding nucleotidyltransferase domain-containing protein encodes MNRKTKVDQRKLSEIIRRIVKVAAPEKIILFGSAARGTMGPNSDVDLLVVKRGKFHRGRLTEKIYMNLFGVGQAVDVVVVTSDDVKRFGDCFALVIYPALREGRVVYAA; translated from the coding sequence ATGAACCGTAAAACGAAAGTAGACCAACGTAAGCTAAGCGAAATTATTCGGCGTATCGTAAAAGTGGCGGCGCCCGAAAAAATTATCCTCTTTGGCTCGGCCGCTCGTGGAACGATGGGACCGAACAGCGACGTGGATTTGCTCGTCGTCAAGCGTGGCAAATTTCACCGCGGTCGTCTGACGGAAAAAATTTACATGAACCTGTTCGGTGTGGGCCAAGCGGTCGACGTTGTCGTCGTAACCTCTGATGACGTTAAGCGCTTTGGCGACTGTTTTGCTCTGGTGATATATCCCGCGTTGAGAGAGGGTAGAGTTGTCTATGCCGCCTAA